GATATTGGCTGAACCATTCGCCGGGCATGTCGCAGGTTGTATCGGTGACAATCTTGATCATGGCTCGTCTGTTTGCAGCTCCTTTACCAAATTTTCGTGTTCGGCCAGCAGTTTTTTTAGAGAAGTCAAGGTGCGATGATAGAGCGATTTGATAGCTCCTTCGCTGCGGCCCATCACTTGACCAATTTCGGCATTTGACATTTTTTGAATGAACTTGAGGGTTAAAAGTTGTTGGCGCTCCGGCGGCAGTTCTTGAATGGCGGCCAATAAAAGCTCGCGCTCATTGGTCCGTTCGGCGGCATGGTATGGATTTTCCTGACCCTCCCCGGCCAGTTTGACATTTTCCAGGGCCACTATCTGGCGGCGGCTGTGGTCGCGGTGCCAGTTAGCCACCAGGTTGTGCGCAATCCGGTAAAGCCAGGCCGCAAATGGA
The genomic region above belongs to Anaerolineae bacterium and contains:
- a CDS encoding sigma-70 family RNA polymerase sigma factor, translating into MTLELDEATLIEQAKTDPEAFGQLYELHVEKIYNYIYYRVGNRHEAEDLTAKVFYRALNHIPRYKNNGAPFAAWLYRIAHNLVANWHRDHSRRQIVALENVKLAGEGQENPYHAAERTNERELLLAAIQELPPERQQLLTLKFIQKMSNAEIGQVMGRSEGAIKSLYHRTLTSLKKLLAEHENLVKELQTDEP